From a single Lewinella sp. LCG006 genomic region:
- a CDS encoding class I SAM-dependent rRNA methyltransferase, whose product MSSFPLLPHVSQDRLAIRLKPAAERMVRKQHPWVFEASITKQNKEGKAGDLAIVFDQKKNKFLALGLYDPFSPIRIKLLQYVQSANIDRGWLEEKIDEAYAKRVPLLATNTNSYRLIYGENDGLPSLIADVYDHVLVVKLYSLIWLPYLQDLFELLLAKSKTKTLVLRLSRNVQKQQATLQGLHDGQIIYGELPNPEIIFREHGILFSANVIAGHKTGYFLDHRHNRKRIGELAAGKRVLDVFSYAGGFSVHALTGGAKEVTSLDISAQALEMAKKNALLNLEDPPLRTLAQDAFKALEELQQAGEKFELIIVDPPSFAKKASEIEGALHSYGRLAKLARPLVARGGILVMASCSSRVTTEEFFTLMTQELQASGQPFTEMERSFHDVDHPIGFPEGAYLKCIYFQL is encoded by the coding sequence TTGTCCTCATTTCCTCTTCTTCCTCATGTAAGTCAAGACCGGCTGGCTATTCGGCTCAAACCGGCGGCGGAGCGGATGGTGCGCAAACAGCACCCTTGGGTTTTTGAAGCTTCCATCACGAAGCAGAACAAAGAAGGGAAGGCTGGTGATTTGGCCATTGTTTTTGACCAAAAGAAAAATAAGTTTTTGGCCTTGGGCTTGTACGACCCCTTTTCTCCGATTCGGATTAAGTTGCTCCAATACGTGCAGTCGGCCAATATTGATCGGGGTTGGTTGGAAGAAAAAATTGACGAAGCCTACGCCAAACGTGTGCCGCTCTTGGCCACAAACACCAACAGCTATCGCCTCATTTACGGCGAAAACGACGGGCTCCCCAGCTTGATCGCCGATGTGTACGATCATGTGCTGGTCGTGAAATTGTACAGCCTGATTTGGCTCCCCTATCTGCAAGATCTTTTTGAGCTTTTGCTGGCAAAAAGCAAAACCAAGACGCTGGTGCTGCGGCTGAGTAGGAATGTTCAGAAGCAACAAGCAACCCTGCAAGGCTTACATGATGGGCAAATCATTTATGGCGAATTACCCAATCCGGAGATTATCTTCCGCGAGCACGGGATACTGTTCAGTGCTAACGTCATTGCCGGGCACAAAACCGGCTACTTCCTGGATCATCGCCACAATCGCAAACGGATTGGAGAATTAGCAGCCGGGAAGCGGGTTTTGGATGTCTTTTCCTACGCTGGCGGGTTTTCTGTACATGCTTTGACTGGCGGTGCTAAAGAAGTGACCAGCCTGGACATTAGTGCCCAGGCCCTCGAAATGGCGAAAAAAAATGCCCTGCTCAACCTCGAAGATCCGCCGCTCCGCACCTTGGCACAGGATGCTTTCAAAGCACTGGAAGAACTGCAACAGGCTGGCGAAAAGTTTGAACTGATCATCGTTGATCCACCTTCTTTTGCCAAGAAAGCCAGTGAAATTGAAGGGGCTTTACACAGTTACGGCCGCCTGGCTAAACTAGCCCGGCCCCTGGTGGCTAGAGGCGGCATACTGGTCATGGCCTCCTGCTCCAGTCGAGTGACCACCGAAGAATTTTTCACCCTGATGACCCAGGAGTTGCAAGCTTCCGGACAACCTTTCACCGAAATGGAGCGCAGCTTCCACGATGTGGATCACCCGATAGGATTCCCGGAGGGTGCTTATTTGAAATGTATCTATTTTCAATTGTAG
- a CDS encoding T9SS type A sorting domain-containing protein: MIARNILLLVFTAFLSFLNMPLIAQGWEEAYNGPNDQDAASDVLLTSDGNYIGLGRSGAAFSGLTQVIKTDPNGVMLWQQTYGSGVMNMNAIINTTDGGYAMAGHHYTSPTDNGIALVKLDAQGNMLWLKDFACCTDLANDVIQTPDGGYLIVGLHPQAPYAALAIKTDANGDEVWSNSYYEMTVQQFFLHDGFRRVVMRDNGNYLMIGSLEGTLRLTEIDDLGTEVWDTTLNNPQIDYLEAGDLEITNDGGILVAASRWANNQRRGGFLWKFDANRNELWTNFTTTLNDGAESLSENAAGELFIGRRNLVEKRDANGNLICQLNENGDWNWKAVEVEATTDGGAIAATTLAFSTFSNLALAKMDDACVASVHAIAGNVNLDADGDCIFNGAGQNLQNWIVEMKDGAVSYYDFTDANGNYFFPISPGIYTLTLHPPMSYWGTCAETLPVLVGNTPDTVYQDLQGTLLEECPYLYVDLASPPMRPCVGKNASVYYENFGTATAENASIIISLDPLLSITTASMPFTSLAENQYEFLLGDLDPGVTGGIIFEVLTDCDAELGQELCLQANIYPDTLCGDMAWMGAVIDVQGDCSGENIDFKIKNIGQANMVAPLEFIVVEDEVMYMQGEFDLGVGETYDIMIPNTHSTYIAQAEQEPGYPNGNFAIDVVAFCQNPNLNNPFSTGFINQFPLNNATPSEDIECVEVVNSYDPNRKVATPTGYGPDHLIEANTLLEYQIDFQNTGTDTAFNIVIRDTLSSFLDITSFRRGASSHSYDVQLEGSNVLVFSFPNINLVDSIANEPLSHGFVEYRITPKNDVANGTVIENSAAIYFDFNPPIITNTTWYTIGEAFILVAIDAPYQETLSLEVYPNPATPNTKLRLKGAPSQNTEMKLFNAQGQKVAQASFYHDQFPLGAMGLAKGVYFFQIWSEGAFLGSGKLIIQ, encoded by the coding sequence ATGATCGCAAGAAATATACTCCTTCTGGTTTTTACCGCCTTTCTCTCCTTTCTGAACATGCCACTTATTGCCCAAGGTTGGGAAGAAGCCTACAATGGCCCTAATGATCAGGATGCTGCTTCCGATGTACTTTTGACCAGTGACGGAAATTACATTGGACTTGGGCGATCTGGAGCAGCTTTCTCTGGTTTGACCCAAGTGATAAAAACTGACCCCAATGGAGTTATGCTGTGGCAACAGACCTACGGTTCGGGTGTAATGAATATGAACGCCATCATCAACACGACGGATGGTGGCTATGCGATGGCAGGGCATCATTACACCAGTCCGACAGATAATGGCATAGCACTCGTAAAGCTCGATGCACAGGGCAATATGCTTTGGCTGAAAGATTTTGCCTGTTGTACTGATCTGGCCAATGATGTCATCCAGACACCTGACGGTGGCTATTTGATCGTTGGACTACACCCACAAGCACCCTATGCCGCCCTAGCCATCAAGACCGATGCGAATGGTGATGAGGTCTGGTCAAACAGCTACTATGAAATGACCGTGCAGCAATTTTTCCTTCATGATGGGTTCCGACGAGTAGTCATGCGGGATAATGGCAATTACCTCATGATCGGAAGCCTGGAAGGCACCCTTCGTTTGACGGAAATCGATGATCTGGGGACAGAAGTCTGGGACACCACGCTGAATAATCCGCAAATTGACTATCTCGAAGCCGGAGATTTGGAAATAACCAATGATGGTGGAATTTTAGTAGCTGCCAGCCGCTGGGCTAATAACCAACGCCGAGGAGGCTTCCTCTGGAAATTTGATGCCAATAGGAATGAGTTGTGGACCAATTTCACCACCACCCTGAATGACGGGGCAGAATCGCTCAGCGAAAACGCCGCCGGAGAACTTTTCATCGGTCGACGCAATCTAGTGGAAAAAAGAGATGCCAATGGAAACCTCATCTGCCAACTCAACGAAAACGGTGATTGGAACTGGAAAGCCGTAGAAGTGGAAGCTACTACTGATGGTGGAGCCATTGCAGCAACTACCCTTGCCTTTTCGACGTTTTCCAACCTGGCACTCGCCAAAATGGATGATGCCTGCGTTGCCTCCGTTCACGCCATCGCTGGTAATGTAAATCTTGATGCCGACGGTGACTGCATATTCAATGGTGCCGGGCAAAATTTGCAAAACTGGATCGTGGAAATGAAAGACGGTGCCGTTTCTTATTATGACTTCACGGATGCAAATGGCAATTATTTCTTTCCCATCTCACCAGGTATTTACACCCTGACCCTCCATCCACCGATGAGCTATTGGGGAACTTGTGCGGAGACACTTCCCGTCCTTGTCGGAAACACTCCCGACACCGTGTACCAGGACCTACAAGGTACGCTGCTAGAAGAATGTCCCTACCTCTACGTAGATTTGGCGAGCCCTCCCATGCGACCATGTGTAGGAAAAAACGCAAGTGTTTATTACGAAAACTTCGGTACAGCTACAGCCGAAAACGCCTCGATCATTATCAGCCTCGACCCACTTCTTTCCATCACCACGGCCTCCATGCCTTTTACTTCCCTTGCGGAGAACCAGTATGAGTTTTTACTCGGCGATCTCGATCCTGGTGTTACTGGAGGAATTATTTTCGAGGTACTCACTGATTGTGACGCCGAACTGGGGCAAGAACTGTGTCTGCAAGCCAATATCTACCCGGATACCCTCTGTGGAGACATGGCGTGGATGGGAGCCGTCATTGATGTTCAAGGAGACTGTAGCGGGGAAAATATTGATTTCAAAATCAAAAATATTGGCCAAGCCAACATGGTTGCTCCGCTGGAATTTATTGTCGTAGAAGACGAGGTAATGTATATGCAAGGTGAATTCGACCTGGGCGTAGGAGAAACCTACGACATCATGATTCCCAACACCCACAGCACTTACATTGCTCAAGCGGAACAAGAACCTGGCTACCCAAACGGCAATTTTGCTATAGATGTAGTTGCTTTTTGCCAAAACCCCAATCTCAACAATCCTTTTAGCACCGGATTCATCAACCAATTTCCACTAAACAATGCCACGCCGAGCGAGGATATAGAATGCGTTGAAGTCGTCAACTCCTATGACCCCAACCGCAAAGTAGCAACCCCCACGGGATATGGCCCGGACCATCTCATCGAAGCCAATACTTTGCTGGAGTACCAAATAGATTTTCAAAACACTGGAACGGATACGGCATTCAATATTGTTATTCGGGACACTCTTTCCTCCTTCCTGGACATCACCAGTTTCCGTCGGGGAGCTTCGAGCCACAGTTATGACGTACAACTGGAAGGAAGCAATGTGCTGGTCTTCTCCTTCCCCAATATCAACTTGGTGGACAGTATTGCCAACGAGCCATTGTCTCACGGCTTTGTGGAATACCGCATTACTCCCAAGAATGACGTCGCCAATGGTACTGTCATTGAAAACAGTGCAGCCATTTATTTCGATTTCAATCCCCCCATCATTACCAATACCACCTGGTACACCATTGGCGAAGCCTTCATCCTCGTAGCTATTGACGCCCCGTATCAGGAAACGCTATCGCTGGAAGTTTATCCGAATCCCGCGACACCTAACACCAAATTGCGCCTCAAAGGAGCTCCTTCGCAAAATACCGAGATGAAATTATTTAACGCCCAAGGTCAGAAGGTGGCTCAGGCTTCCTTCTACCACGACCAATTCCCCCTCGGTGCGATGGGCTTGGCAAAAGGCGTTTATTTTTTCCAGATTTGGTCAGAGGGAGCATTTCTGGGGAGTGGAAAATTGATTATTCAGTAA
- the arr gene encoding NAD(+)--rifampin ADP-ribosyltransferase: MENNDYKSTQKSPTPFAQTYFHGTKADLKAGDFIQAGFNSNFGQQKNAKYIFLSATLDAAVWGAELALGEGPGRIYLVEPTGAIEDDPDLTDRKFPGNPTKSYRSTQPFRVVGEVASWEGHSAEQVKAMKDGLARLKEQGVDSLNDE; encoded by the coding sequence ATGGAAAACAACGACTACAAATCAACCCAAAAAAGCCCAACACCTTTTGCACAAACGTACTTCCACGGTACAAAAGCAGACTTAAAGGCAGGAGACTTCATCCAAGCTGGTTTTAACTCCAACTTTGGCCAGCAAAAAAATGCGAAATATATTTTCCTCTCCGCAACCTTAGATGCTGCAGTTTGGGGCGCAGAACTCGCCCTTGGAGAGGGACCTGGAAGAATCTATTTGGTAGAACCCACCGGGGCCATCGAAGATGACCCCGACTTGACGGACAGAAAATTTCCAGGCAACCCAACTAAGTCCTACCGTTCTACTCAACCGTTTAGGGTTGTTGGAGAAGTTGCGAGTTGGGAAGGCCATTCCGCCGAACAAGTTAAGGCGATGAAGGACGGATTAGCCAGACTCAAAGAACAGGGTGTTGATTCCCTCAATGATGAATAA
- a CDS encoding nucleotidyl transferase AbiEii/AbiGii toxin family protein — protein MAKIDFYTTAQAEKEAIFQAAAAKIGMTPFAIEKDWWVSRTLEIIFQMDIAKHLVFKGGTSLSKAWKLIHRFSEDIDLAIDKEFFEGYEGRLSKSKITKLRKESGAYTTGIFFEELQNEFRRKGFKGLYFQVIAAADSDQDPRIIEIYYPNIIAQPSEYVMPRVQLEIGCRSLREPFSVQTFGALVDEVYADRDFAEPLFEVPTVNRERTFLEKLFLLHEEFHRPVGKMRIDRLSRHLYDLYHLSKAGITERAICDKELYETIVAHRHKFSKVGGVDYNHHNPKTLNPIPFPEIIDAWKTDYAKMLENMIYEENKPSFEQLIDNLNEVRTQLQELNWEFELEFPKPNHQ, from the coding sequence ATGGCAAAAATTGACTTTTATACGACAGCACAAGCAGAGAAAGAAGCCATTTTTCAAGCCGCTGCCGCAAAAATAGGAATGACACCTTTTGCTATAGAAAAAGACTGGTGGGTCAGTCGCACGTTGGAAATCATCTTTCAAATGGACATTGCTAAACATTTGGTGTTCAAAGGAGGAACATCCCTAAGCAAAGCCTGGAAGCTGATACATCGGTTTTCAGAAGATATTGATTTGGCTATTGACAAAGAGTTCTTTGAAGGATACGAAGGCCGTCTCTCAAAATCAAAAATCACTAAATTGAGAAAGGAATCCGGCGCATACACTACCGGAATATTCTTCGAAGAATTACAAAACGAGTTTCGAAGAAAAGGATTTAAAGGTCTTTATTTTCAAGTGATAGCAGCAGCAGATAGCGACCAAGACCCAAGGATCATTGAAATCTATTATCCAAATATCATTGCACAGCCATCAGAATATGTGATGCCACGTGTACAGTTAGAAATTGGTTGTAGGTCATTAAGAGAGCCGTTTTCCGTTCAAACATTTGGTGCATTGGTAGATGAAGTGTATGCTGATAGAGATTTTGCCGAACCCTTGTTTGAAGTACCAACCGTAAATCGAGAAAGGACATTTTTAGAGAAATTATTCTTGCTGCATGAAGAGTTTCATCGTCCGGTCGGAAAAATGCGAATAGACAGATTGAGCAGACACTTGTATGATCTTTATCATCTCTCCAAAGCGGGCATTACAGAAAGGGCTATTTGTGATAAGGAACTGTACGAAACAATTGTAGCTCATCGCCACAAATTTTCAAAAGTAGGTGGTGTAGATTACAACCATCATAATCCTAAAACCCTAAACCCCATCCCGTTTCCCGAAATAATAGATGCTTGGAAAACTGATTACGCTAAGATGTTGGAGAACATGATTTATGAAGAGAACAAACCATCCTTTGAGCAATTGATTGATAATTTAAATGAAGTGAGAACGCAACTTCAGGAACTTAACTGGGAGTTTGAACTTGAGTTTCCAAAACCCAATCACCAATAA
- a CDS encoding DUF6088 family protein — translation MISVQDKIRTQIERLPKGELLLPADFSELGSSEAVRLSLFRLEKEGIIVRVAQGIYVRPKESNLIGKMLPTAEEVAEAIAKRDRIRTVPAGSYAINALGLSTQVPMNIVLLTDGSPREIKVGKRKIKFKKTTPKNLLAKGKISRLVIQALKEIGNGKVSEEEEKKVVDLLKKEDNKDLKHDIALAPVWIQQVMKKALSDGKN, via the coding sequence ATGATAAGTGTACAAGATAAAATACGGACCCAAATAGAAAGGCTTCCAAAAGGAGAGCTATTGTTGCCAGCTGATTTCAGTGAGTTGGGATCATCGGAAGCGGTAAGACTTTCGTTATTCAGACTTGAAAAAGAAGGCATCATTGTCAGAGTGGCTCAGGGTATATATGTACGCCCTAAAGAAAGCAATTTAATAGGAAAAATGTTGCCCACAGCAGAAGAAGTGGCAGAAGCCATAGCCAAGAGAGACCGCATAAGAACAGTACCTGCTGGAAGCTATGCTATAAACGCATTGGGTCTGAGCACACAAGTGCCAATGAATATTGTATTGCTAACTGATGGCTCGCCCCGAGAAATTAAAGTAGGTAAACGCAAGATCAAGTTTAAAAAAACTACGCCAAAAAACCTGTTGGCTAAAGGCAAAATAAGCCGACTGGTTATTCAGGCATTAAAAGAAATCGGCAACGGTAAAGTGAGCGAAGAAGAAGAGAAAAAGGTTGTTGATTTGCTTAAAAAGGAGGATAATAAAGATTTGAAACACGACATAGCCTTGGCACCAGTTTGGATTCAACAAGTAATGAAGAAAGCATTGAGCGATGGCAAAAATTGA
- a CDS encoding flavin-containing monooxygenase, giving the protein MKKSLPSNDKNDTSAMASPSVIIIGAGPAGLASAGQLREKGISFIILEKGQGVAQCWRDHYDRLHLHTVKELSHLPGEDFPEDYDRYVHKKDLVRYYEQYAEKREIKPLFGKNVVDIEKKDQQWQVLCEDGSSYEAPAVIISAGMNRVPFRPHYQNEEDFAGEILHSHDYQNAQPYQGKRVLVVGMGNSGAEIALDLCEHGVDTSISVRGPVNIVPREVFGTPTQVTALKIGKLPHWLGDALGLAVRKFTVGDLPKYGIELPAISPAKQLRETGQTPVIDLGTLDYIRSGELKVLPGVEEFAVNSIVFSNGEEHPFDVVILATGFRAALSEWLNLDAEHFDQRQLPRKPVGSGPYAGLYFLGYNNYAPGGGLGIIRQDVFPIVEAVERQVL; this is encoded by the coding sequence TTGAAAAAATCCCTACCTTCCAATGATAAAAACGATACTTCAGCAATGGCATCACCATCGGTCATCATTATTGGCGCCGGGCCAGCCGGATTAGCATCGGCAGGGCAGCTTCGGGAAAAAGGGATTTCTTTTATCATTTTGGAGAAAGGTCAGGGAGTGGCCCAGTGCTGGCGCGACCACTACGATCGGCTGCACCTCCATACCGTTAAGGAGTTGTCTCACTTGCCGGGCGAGGATTTTCCAGAGGATTATGACCGTTATGTCCATAAGAAAGACCTGGTGCGCTACTACGAGCAGTATGCCGAAAAAAGAGAGATTAAGCCACTCTTTGGTAAAAACGTTGTAGATATTGAAAAAAAGGACCAGCAATGGCAGGTGCTCTGTGAAGATGGTAGCAGCTACGAAGCACCCGCCGTGATCATCAGTGCAGGGATGAACAGGGTGCCTTTCCGACCTCACTATCAAAACGAGGAAGATTTTGCGGGGGAGATTCTCCATAGCCACGATTACCAAAATGCACAGCCTTACCAGGGCAAACGGGTGCTGGTAGTAGGCATGGGCAACAGTGGTGCCGAAATTGCGCTTGACCTCTGCGAGCACGGTGTAGATACCTCCATCAGTGTGCGCGGACCCGTAAACATTGTTCCTCGCGAAGTCTTTGGCACACCTACACAGGTGACGGCCTTGAAAATTGGTAAACTCCCCCACTGGCTGGGAGATGCACTTGGCCTGGCAGTACGCAAATTTACCGTAGGCGACCTGCCCAAATACGGCATCGAACTCCCTGCGATCTCTCCTGCCAAGCAACTCCGTGAAACCGGCCAAACGCCCGTGATCGACCTGGGGACACTGGATTACATCCGCTCCGGAGAACTCAAAGTACTACCCGGTGTAGAAGAGTTTGCCGTCAATAGCATCGTCTTCTCCAACGGCGAAGAACATCCCTTTGATGTGGTCATCCTGGCCACTGGCTTCCGCGCCGCCCTCAGTGAGTGGCTCAACCTGGACGCCGAGCATTTCGATCAGCGCCAACTTCCCCGCAAACCTGTCGGTAGTGGGCCTTATGCGGGCTTGTACTTCCTCGGCTACAACAATTACGCCCCCGGCGGCGGATTGGGGATCATCCGTCAGGATGTGTTTCCGATAGTGGAGGCGGTGGAGAGGCAGGTGCTATAA
- a CDS encoding tetratricopeptide repeat protein yields MYIPPDHQQLFEEAERYWKLGDVYHAVKLHKRIIKLVPDWHPPYLALARIYHQRREWKPSFYYFKKTIAFLPDLREGWWCLGIAATALKKWRVARNVWTKFGLSNLPATPEGLRLTYDGTFEILWMTAVDPARAKILSIPHPASGFRFRDEVLYERKPIGHHIVARKRVPVYAEMGIFKRSHYRTYSCLIHDASAKQIQQLERLCYDARLGFEIWSNAARAMVIENPQAFPEYYGRSILPAEQSDAPHDHALIAIAAQNQVEVLHVLDAWEVIALGQYSDLRGY; encoded by the coding sequence ATGTATATACCACCGGATCATCAGCAACTATTTGAAGAAGCAGAACGCTACTGGAAGCTGGGCGACGTCTACCACGCCGTCAAGCTACACAAGCGTATCATCAAGCTGGTACCCGACTGGCACCCTCCGTATCTCGCGCTGGCACGCATCTACCATCAGCGCCGCGAATGGAAGCCTTCTTTTTACTATTTCAAAAAAACCATTGCTTTTCTCCCTGATTTACGGGAAGGCTGGTGGTGCCTGGGCATTGCCGCTACCGCACTTAAGAAATGGCGGGTAGCCCGCAATGTATGGACTAAATTTGGCCTTAGTAATCTGCCCGCAACACCCGAAGGCTTGCGCCTCACCTACGATGGTACTTTCGAGATATTGTGGATGACCGCCGTTGACCCAGCGCGGGCCAAGATTCTTAGTATTCCCCACCCTGCTTCTGGTTTTCGCTTTCGCGACGAAGTGTTGTACGAACGCAAACCCATCGGTCACCACATCGTTGCGCGCAAGCGCGTGCCCGTCTACGCCGAAATGGGTATTTTCAAAAGATCGCATTACCGTACTTACTCTTGCCTTATTCACGATGCCTCGGCCAAGCAAATTCAACAACTCGAACGCTTGTGCTACGATGCCCGGCTAGGATTTGAAATTTGGTCCAACGCCGCACGAGCAATGGTGATCGAAAATCCACAGGCTTTCCCGGAATACTATGGCCGTTCTATTCTGCCTGCCGAGCAAAGCGACGCACCCCACGATCATGCCCTCATTGCGATAGCTGCCCAAAACCAAGTCGAAGTGCTACATGTACTTGATGCCTGGGAGGTGATTGCGCTGGGGCAATATTCGGATTTGCGGGGGTATTAG